One part of the Torulaspora delbrueckii CBS 1146 chromosome 8, complete genome genome encodes these proteins:
- the TFB6 gene encoding TFIIH complex subunit TFB6 (similar to Saccharomyces cerevisiae YOR352W; ancestral locus Anc_7.40): MSEPDTPLHPQADEQIDLSNVRELGDDDIDDLDLNPELEVSEDLDRYGEERDDEDGEGGFKRSYVEDEDERGMYDEMDDFRPRINVGSPFSSATVLAKSRPPLDKPTNTQRRLSLSQQSKFISYCDERLLEIQRKYVQSRGLNTQNGYSGLEPLLKDLKSLVDFIWYSIDGMPNTDYLLNNPSTTERDQITIKCNSTYFGQSAYLIRIADDLLDYVDKFELKSLPVEKQNSTLSKLFKLLFILDKIFATLLEGVIPGNARMSGTDAVRFTAIAERTRAMMPRYLEQQEIHGYHYEVSKVYEEALESCGN; this comes from the coding sequence ATGTCAGAGCCTGACACTCCGCTTCACCCACAAGCGGACGAGCAAATTGACCTGAGTAACGTTAGAGAATTgggtgatgatgatattgacgATTTAGACCTAAATCCTGAACTTGAAGTTTCTGAAGATCTTGATAGATATGGAGAAGAGCGAGATGACGAGGATGGGGAAGGTGGTTTTAAGAGAAGTTACGTGGAGGATGAGGACGAACGAGGTATGTATGATGAGATGGACGATTTCAGGCCCAGAATTAATGTTGGTTCTCCTTTCTCTTCCGCCACAGTACTGGCGAAATCCAGACCTCCTCTAGACAAGCCGACTAATACTCAAAGAAGGTTGTCCCTTTCTCAGCAATCCAAATTTATATCCTACTGTGACGAGAGACTGCTCGAAATTCAACGAAAATATGTACAATCGCGAGGTCTTAACACACAGAATGGTTATTCAGGACTAGAGCCTTtgttgaaggatttgaagtCACTTGTCGATTTTATCTGGTATTCAATCGACGGAATGCCTAACACGGATTATCTGCTAAATAACCCTTCAACCACTGAAAGAGACCAAATCACAATAAAGTGTAATTCCACGTATTTTGGACAGAGTGCTTACCTTATAAGAATAGCcgatgatcttcttgactACGTTGATAAGTTCGAACTGAAATCGCTGCCTGTTGAAAAGCAGAATAGTACGTTatccaaacttttcaagttGCTGTTCATACTTGATAAGATATTTGCCACGCTTCTTGAAGGCGTTATACCCGGGAACGCTAGAATGAGCGGGACAGACGCAGTGCGATTCACCGCCATCGCTGAGCGCACTAGAGCCATGATGCCGCGATATCTTGAGCAACAAGAGATCCATGGTTATCACTACGAGGTCAGCAAAGTTTACgaagaagctttggaaAGTTGCGGGAACTGA